One genomic region from Streptomyces sp. NBC_00582 encodes:
- a CDS encoding helix-turn-helix domain-containing protein, whose translation MTDQAPNRARVIPLRPPAGRQAPEPPAPREPLWRDLVGDVLRRERQSQERTLKDVADEARISMPYLSEVERGRKEASSEVLAAAAHALGLSLADLLARAQGELVRLDGRPARHRRTTTTSSYDGLCLVA comes from the coding sequence GTGACCGATCAAGCGCCGAACCGAGCCCGAGTGATCCCGCTGCGCCCGCCCGCCGGACGCCAGGCCCCCGAGCCGCCCGCGCCCCGAGAGCCCCTCTGGCGCGACCTGGTGGGGGACGTCCTGCGCCGTGAACGCCAGTCCCAGGAACGCACGTTGAAGGACGTCGCCGACGAGGCCCGGATCTCCATGCCGTATCTGTCGGAGGTGGAACGCGGCCGCAAGGAGGCCTCCTCGGAGGTCCTCGCGGCCGCCGCCCACGCCCTCGGCCTGAGCCTCGCCGACCTGCTCGCCAGGGCCCAGGGCGAACTGGTTCGGCTGGACGGCCGACCGGCCCGTCACCGCCGCACGACGACGACCTCCTCGTACGACGGCCTCTGCCTGGTCGCCTGA
- a CDS encoding RNA polymerase sigma factor SigF has translation MHTAVIGSEAQVVEDTAGTSTGGASLPGVEDPRSVAPRDARALSRQFFKRLTELEEGTHEYQYARNTLIEMNMSLVRFAAGRFRGRGDDMEDIVQTGMIGLIKAIDRFEISREVEFTSFALPYIVGEIKRFFRDTTWAVHVPRRLQELRVELAKARDELASRLDREPTVAELATLMNLPENEVVEAQIAANGYNSSSLDAALTGDGPENGESVLADFIGVEEDGLRLVEDFQSLAPLMAELSERDRRILHLRFVEEATQAEIGEQLGCSQMHVSRLIKRIITRLREGMLGELGCA, from the coding sequence ATGCACACCGCCGTGATCGGGTCGGAGGCACAGGTCGTCGAGGACACCGCCGGGACCAGCACGGGTGGAGCATCGTTGCCGGGAGTCGAGGACCCGAGGAGCGTGGCTCCGCGCGACGCGCGGGCGTTGTCCCGCCAGTTCTTCAAGCGGCTGACCGAGCTCGAAGAGGGCACGCACGAGTATCAGTACGCCCGCAACACCCTCATCGAGATGAACATGTCCCTGGTGCGGTTCGCGGCCGGACGGTTCCGCGGGCGCGGGGACGACATGGAGGACATCGTCCAGACCGGGATGATCGGTCTGATCAAGGCCATCGACCGGTTCGAGATCTCCCGTGAGGTGGAGTTCACCTCGTTCGCCCTGCCGTACATCGTCGGGGAGATCAAGCGGTTCTTCCGGGACACCACCTGGGCGGTGCATGTGCCGCGGCGGCTGCAGGAGCTGCGGGTGGAGCTGGCGAAGGCGCGCGACGAGCTGGCGAGCCGCCTCGACCGGGAGCCCACCGTGGCGGAGCTGGCCACACTGATGAACCTGCCGGAGAACGAGGTGGTCGAGGCGCAGATCGCCGCCAACGGCTACAACTCCTCCTCGCTGGACGCCGCGCTCACCGGCGACGGCCCGGAGAACGGCGAGTCGGTGCTCGCGGACTTCATCGGTGTGGAGGAGGACGGGCTGCGGCTGGTCGAGGACTTCCAGTCGCTCGCCCCGCTCATGGCCGAGCTGAGCGAACGCGATCGGCGGATCCTGCATCTGCGGTTCGTGGAGGAGGCCACCCAGGCGGAGATCGGTGAGCAGCTCGGCTGCTCCCAGATGCATGTGTCGCGGCTGATCAAGCGGATCATCACCCGGTTGCGCGAGGGCATGCTGGGCGAGCTGGGCTGCGCCTGA
- a CDS encoding ATP-binding protein, which translates to MIEHLDGAVIPTGFDVPVEPLRRAAHYTGEPGCIAEARSFAAHFVDQLRTEWCARIGERASGEVMLVVSELVTNADRHSNGPYILELEGTDSTVTVCVYDSSDALPLRFPKDPQRVGRHGLEIVHAVAAEVTAERVPVGKRVRALLTFRD; encoded by the coding sequence ATGATCGAGCACCTGGACGGGGCAGTGATACCGACTGGTTTCGACGTACCCGTGGAACCGCTGAGGCGAGCGGCGCACTACACCGGTGAACCCGGATGCATCGCCGAGGCCCGCAGCTTCGCCGCGCACTTCGTCGACCAGCTCAGGACCGAGTGGTGCGCGCGCATCGGCGAGCGCGCGAGCGGTGAGGTGATGCTGGTCGTCAGCGAACTCGTCACCAACGCCGACCGGCACAGCAACGGCCCGTACATCCTGGAGCTCGAAGGCACCGACTCGACCGTCACGGTGTGCGTCTACGACAGCAGTGACGCGCTGCCCCTGCGGTTCCCCAAGGACCCCCAGCGGGTCGGCCGGCACGGCCTGGAGATCGTGCACGCGGTGGCGGCCGAGGTCACCGCCGAGCGCGTCCCGGTCGGCAAGCGGGTCCGTGCCCTGCTCACCTTCCGGGACTGA